A window from Enterocloster bolteae encodes these proteins:
- a CDS encoding MFS transporter, which translates to MERKKIYYGWFVVFGCLMITCTMVPPIMALSNKFLIQVTGELQISRSAFTLANTILQGLGIFLSPVVSARLARGNMKRIQTVSIIGFVLSYASFSLATNVIHLYISSFFTGIFFLNASLIPVSMMITNWFVKKRGLAMSIAMAGIGVGGTIFSPVITWLLGAYGWRSTYRIMALIILVLALPAALFILRKRPEDMGLLPYGSQDSTIENSSLQDSSSRDAASKRIPQKADVMFPLSVKESRTKLFFILFIFGMLCNGLINTGSLGHFPPAIEELQGPQVQALIISLYSMIGIFGKLVLGWLNDRFGVVASTAFGCITFALSFIFILFGQNISMLYIMAFLFGLGDAIGTVTPPLITSAIFGAEKYGEAYGIANSFTQIGLSLGALMVAAIYDTSGSYNTAWILLLILTLGAFAGWVGAYAASRKYCRKPAAGNTQNMQAAQ; encoded by the coding sequence ATGGAACGCAAAAAAATATACTATGGCTGGTTCGTTGTCTTTGGTTGTCTCATGATTACATGTACCATGGTGCCCCCCATCATGGCGCTCAGCAATAAATTCCTGATACAGGTTACGGGTGAGCTCCAGATTTCCAGAAGCGCCTTCACCCTGGCCAATACCATTCTCCAGGGTCTCGGAATCTTCCTGTCCCCTGTTGTGTCGGCCAGGCTTGCAAGAGGCAACATGAAACGGATTCAGACCGTCAGCATTATCGGCTTTGTCCTTTCCTACGCTTCCTTCTCCCTTGCCACCAATGTGATTCATCTATACATTTCCTCCTTCTTTACCGGTATTTTCTTTTTAAACGCTTCCCTGATTCCGGTGAGCATGATGATTACCAACTGGTTTGTCAAAAAGAGAGGACTTGCCATGAGCATTGCCATGGCCGGAATCGGCGTGGGCGGCACCATCTTCAGCCCTGTGATCACATGGCTGCTGGGGGCATATGGCTGGAGGAGCACCTACCGGATCATGGCACTCATTATCCTGGTACTGGCCCTTCCCGCTGCCCTGTTCATCCTCAGAAAACGTCCGGAGGACATGGGACTTTTACCCTATGGCAGCCAGGATTCCACCATTGAGAATTCCTCCCTTCAGGATTCCTCCTCCAGGGATGCCGCCTCCAAACGAATCCCCCAAAAGGCAGACGTGATGTTTCCGCTGAGCGTAAAGGAATCCAGGACAAAGCTGTTCTTTATCCTTTTCATATTCGGCATGCTGTGCAACGGACTGATTAATACGGGCTCCCTGGGCCACTTCCCTCCGGCCATCGAGGAACTTCAGGGCCCCCAGGTACAGGCATTAATCATCTCCCTGTATTCCATGATTGGCATTTTCGGGAAGCTGGTCCTTGGATGGCTCAATGACAGGTTCGGCGTTGTGGCCAGTACTGCTTTTGGATGCATCACCTTTGCCCTTTCCTTTATCTTCATCCTGTTTGGCCAGAATATCAGCATGCTCTACATCATGGCCTTCCTCTTCGGCCTGGGAGATGCTATCGGCACCGTCACCCCTCCGCTTATCACCTCCGCCATCTTTGGCGCTGAAAAATACGGCGAGGCATACGGAATCGCCAACAGCTTTACACAAATCGGCCTTTCCCTGGGAGCGCTCATGGTGGCTGCCATATACGACACCAGCGGCTCCTACAACACAGCCTGGATTCTCCTTCTTATCCTGACCCTGGGCGCCTTCGCGGGATGGGTGGGCGCGTATGCTGCATCCAGAAAATACTGCCGAAAGCCTGCGGCGGGCAATACGCAGAATATGCAGGCCGCGCAATAA
- a CDS encoding SIR2 family NAD-dependent protein deacylase, whose amino-acid sequence MQKTAVQETEAQKKDEKDIGDPNPAYGDCLLALKRRLEQADAVVIGAGSGLSAAAGLTYAGRRFEDHFREFIERYGMRDMYSAGFYPFPTQEEKWAYWSRHIYYNRYDMPAAKLYRDLYAMMKDKNHFVLTTNVDHQFWLAGFQDECIFATQGDYGLFQCKQACHKRLYDNEAQIRAMLREQKDCRIPSCQVPKCPVCGGDMEVHLRCDGNFVEDEAWYRAAVRYETFLRNNQEKTLVFLELGVGMNTPGIIKYPFWRMTKQWKQAFYISVNLEQAWVPDDIMDRSLVLKADIAHVLEHLAGTDAGCNDGAGWGEGSCQP is encoded by the coding sequence ATGCAGAAAACCGCAGTGCAGGAAACCGAAGCACAGAAAAAGGATGAAAAGGATATCGGAGACCCGAATCCCGCATATGGGGATTGTCTCCTGGCGCTGAAACGGCGTCTGGAGCAGGCTGACGCTGTTGTCATCGGAGCAGGAAGCGGCTTGTCTGCTGCGGCCGGCCTGACCTATGCAGGCAGGCGGTTTGAGGATCATTTTAGGGAATTCATAGAACGGTACGGCATGAGGGACATGTACTCAGCGGGGTTCTATCCGTTTCCCACCCAGGAGGAGAAGTGGGCCTATTGGAGCCGCCATATTTATTATAACAGGTACGACATGCCGGCGGCAAAGCTGTACAGGGATTTGTATGCCATGATGAAGGATAAAAACCACTTTGTCCTGACCACCAATGTGGACCACCAGTTCTGGCTGGCCGGTTTTCAGGACGAGTGTATATTTGCAACCCAGGGAGACTACGGGCTGTTCCAGTGCAAACAGGCATGCCATAAGAGACTGTATGACAATGAGGCGCAGATCCGGGCCATGCTGAGGGAACAGAAGGACTGCAGGATTCCCTCCTGTCAGGTGCCCAAGTGTCCGGTGTGCGGAGGCGACATGGAAGTACATCTGAGGTGCGACGGTAACTTTGTGGAGGATGAGGCGTGGTACCGGGCAGCGGTACGGTATGAAACATTTCTGCGCAATAATCAGGAAAAAACACTGGTTTTCCTGGAATTAGGGGTGGGTATGAACACGCCCGGCATTATAAAATACCCCTTCTGGAGAATGACAAAGCAGTGGAAACAGGCATTTTATATCAGCGTCAATCTGGAGCAGGCGTGGGTGCCGGATGACATCATGGACCGGTCACTGGTGCTGAAGGCTGACATCGCGCATGTGCTGGAGCATCTGGCAGGAACAGACGCAGGATGCAATGACGGGGCCGGTTGGGGAGAAGGGAGCTGTCAGCCATGA
- a CDS encoding M20 metallopeptidase family protein yields MNEFLRRAKELEHQMQKDRRYLHQHAEAGEHLPGTTKYVMERLSSIGLSPREICDSGITALIEGSCPGKTILLRADMDALPMKEMNSLPFQTVTEAAHNCGHDIHTAMLLAAAQILHERRDELCGSVKLMFQPAEEVFTGSENMIKAGILSNPTVDAAMGIHVMLDTPVPSLNYGTGFMTSSCDGFKITVKGVGCHGAMPHLGIDPINVGFHIYSAFQNLIARECDPGEKASLTLGAFNAGNTSNIIPDSAVLMGTLRTYNKDLRARLVKRMHEIAEYTGKVFGVAIEYESLSEVPSTCSDPDLTRELAEYASEVVPDFIKHTDYSVTPSDDFARVSEKVPTVYFMIGCRVDGCTVQHHNPGVLFDETVMPYGAAVHAACAFNWLNRRNA; encoded by the coding sequence ATGAACGAATTCTTACGACGAGCAAAGGAACTCGAACACCAGATGCAGAAGGACCGCCGCTACCTGCACCAGCATGCCGAAGCAGGGGAACACCTGCCCGGAACCACTAAATATGTCATGGAACGCCTTTCTTCCATAGGGCTTTCCCCCCGGGAAATCTGCGACTCAGGCATCACTGCCCTGATTGAGGGCAGCTGCCCCGGCAAGACCATACTTCTCAGAGCTGACATGGATGCGCTCCCCATGAAAGAGATGAACAGTCTTCCCTTTCAGACAGTCACGGAGGCGGCCCACAACTGCGGACATGACATACATACCGCCATGCTTCTTGCTGCTGCCCAGATTCTGCATGAGCGCAGAGATGAGCTCTGCGGCAGCGTCAAGCTGATGTTCCAGCCGGCGGAAGAGGTTTTTACTGGTTCTGAGAACATGATTAAGGCGGGAATTCTTTCCAATCCCACGGTAGATGCCGCCATGGGCATACATGTGATGTTAGATACCCCGGTTCCCTCCCTCAACTATGGCACGGGCTTCATGACGTCCTCCTGCGACGGTTTTAAAATCACGGTAAAAGGTGTGGGCTGCCATGGGGCCATGCCTCATCTGGGTATTGATCCCATCAATGTGGGCTTTCATATTTACAGCGCCTTCCAGAATCTCATAGCCAGGGAGTGTGATCCAGGCGAGAAGGCAAGTCTTACCCTGGGTGCGTTTAATGCGGGAAACACCTCCAACATTATTCCTGACAGCGCCGTACTCATGGGCACCCTGCGCACCTATAACAAGGACTTGCGCGCCAGGCTTGTAAAAAGGATGCATGAGATTGCAGAATACACGGGAAAGGTCTTTGGAGTGGCCATTGAATACGAATCCCTCTCCGAGGTGCCCTCCACCTGCTCTGACCCGGATCTTACCAGGGAGCTGGCAGAATATGCCTCTGAGGTGGTTCCTGATTTCATCAAACACACCGATTACTCCGTAACACCTTCCGATGACTTTGCCCGCGTGTCCGAAAAGGTCCCCACCGTCTACTTCATGATAGGATGCAGGGTGGATGGGTGCACGGTTCAGCACCATAATCCGGGCGTATTATTCGATGAAACCGTCATGCCCTACGGGGCCGCAGTACACGCAGCCTGCGCATTTAACTGGCTGAACAGGAGGAACGCATAA
- a CDS encoding protein-ADP-ribose hydrolase: MKQMGQEARLNYIVEELKKDSVSFRDMEVRPRDRRRVMRSLMNIRMPGPLPAGFLEIQDEFLREEAREKGIVSLADIPTVKEQYGSGVLFGDRISIWQGDITRLQADAIVNAANSRMLGCFVPCHGCIDNAIHSAAGLRLREACSRYMDDRRREDPDYEEPVGRAVLTPGFCLPCRYVIHTVGPVVGMRLTKELKQDLRNCYVSCLEAAADQGLRSIAFCCISTGEFHFPNDKGAEIAVDTVTKFIKQRKAAFDRIVFNVFKDGDRELYEKLLS, encoded by the coding sequence ATGAAGCAGATGGGCCAGGAAGCACGTCTTAACTATATTGTGGAAGAACTTAAGAAGGATTCGGTCAGCTTCAGGGACATGGAGGTAAGGCCCCGGGACCGGCGCAGGGTCATGCGTTCCCTTATGAATATCCGTATGCCCGGGCCACTGCCTGCCGGATTCCTGGAGATTCAGGATGAATTCCTGAGGGAGGAAGCCAGGGAAAAGGGAATTGTGAGCCTGGCTGACATACCAACCGTAAAGGAGCAATATGGAAGCGGCGTCCTGTTTGGGGACCGTATATCCATATGGCAGGGCGATATTACACGGCTGCAGGCAGATGCCATTGTCAACGCGGCCAATTCCCGTATGCTGGGGTGCTTTGTGCCATGCCACGGCTGTATTGACAACGCCATTCATTCCGCTGCAGGTCTGAGGCTGCGTGAGGCCTGCAGCCGGTATATGGATGACAGGCGCAGGGAGGACCCGGATTATGAGGAGCCTGTCGGAAGGGCAGTGCTGACGCCGGGGTTCTGCCTTCCCTGCCGGTATGTGATTCACACCGTGGGACCTGTGGTGGGAATGAGGCTGACAAAAGAACTGAAACAGGACCTGAGAAACTGTTATGTTTCCTGCCTGGAGGCAGCTGCGGACCAGGGATTAAGGAGCATCGCCTTCTGCTGTATTTCTACCGGGGAATTCCATTTTCCCAATGATAAGGGGGCTGAGATTGCGGTGGATACAGTGACGAAATTCATAAAACAGCGCAAAGCGGCCTTTGACCGGATTGTTTTTAATGTGTTTAAGGATGGGGACAGGGAATTATATGAAAAACTGTTGTCATAA